The following proteins are co-located in the Carassius carassius chromosome 39, fCarCar2.1, whole genome shotgun sequence genome:
- the LOC132121277 gene encoding early growth response protein 2b isoform X2 gives MSTDKRSLDLSYSSSFAQPAGPRNQTFTYMGKFSIDSQYPGNWNPEGVINIVSAGILGMTQPSSASSSPASSVSPSHFSSTLSCTMAQNQADMEHIYSPPPPYSGCGEVYQDPSAFFSTSTCPISYPPPSYSSPKPNTDSGLFPIIPDYAGFFQPPCQRDMQSMPDRKPFSCPLDSFRVPPPLTPLNTIRNFTLGGPVSDGPRLPTAYSPQNLPLRPILRPRKYPNRPSKTPVHERPYPCPAEGCDRRFSRSDELTRHIRIHTGHKPFQCRICMRNFSRSDHLTTHIRTHTGEKPFACDFCGRKFARSDERKRHTKIHLRQKERKTSSSSTGVSSSERGVATSICSSSSSQ, from the coding sequence ATGAGCACGGATAAGCGCTCCCTCGACTTGTCCTATTCCAGCAGCTTCGCGCAACCAGCTGGCCCTCGCAACCAAACTTTCACCTACATGGGAAAGTTTTCCATCGACTCCCAGTACCCAGGAAACTGGAACCCAGAGGGCGTGATCAACATCGTGAGCGCGGGGATCCTGGGCATGACCCAGCCATCCTCAGCATCCTCGTCACCTGCATCCTCAGTCTCCCCCAGCCATTTCTCCAGCACCCTCAGCTGCACCATGGCGCAGAACCAGGCGGACATGGAGCACATCTACTCTCCTCCACCGCCCTACTCTGGATGCGGGGAGGTGTATCAAGACCCATCTGCGTTCTTCTCCACCTCCACCTGTCCGATCTCCTATCCCCCGCCTTCCTACTCATCCCCAAAGCCAAACACGGACTCTGGGCTGTTTCCCATCATCCCGGACTACGCCGGCTTTTTCCAGCCGCCGTGCCAGAGGGACATGCAGTCGATGCCCGACCGCAAACCGTTCTCATGCCCGCTGGACTCTTTCAGAGTCCCGCCTCCTTTGACCCCCCTGAACACTATCAGGAACTTCACACTGGGGGGACCGGTATCTGACGGACCCCGGCTACCCACAGCCTACAGTCCGCAGAATTTACCCCTCAGGCCCATCCTGCGCCCGAGGAAATACCCCAACAGACCCAGCAAGACCCCCGTGCACGAGCGGCCCTACCCCTGTCCGGCGGAGGGATGCGACAGGCGCTTCTCCCGGTCCGACGAGCTCACCAGACACATCCGCATCCACACCGGCCACAAACCCTTCCAGTGCCGGATTTGCATGAGGAACTTTAGTCGAAGCGACCACCTGACGACCCACATCCGCACGCACACCGGCGAGAAACCGTTCGCCTGCGACTTTTGCGGGAGAAAGTTCGCGCGGAGCGACGAAAGAAAGAGACACACCAAAATCCACCTGCGACAGAAGGAGAGGAAAACATCCTCGTCCTCCACTGGAGTGTCCAGCTCGGAGCGCGGCGTCGCCACGAGCATCTGCTCTTCCAGTTCCAGCCAGTAA
- the LOC132121276 gene encoding 2-aminoethanethiol dioxygenase-like, which translates to MPRNNKTSLIQKIASQASATFTNCSTSAVGDNKTFLEQQAELVTLLANIRAADLKIAPPEKVSISSLQSSAVPPVTYMHICETDVLSMGVFLLKSGASIPLHDHHGMNGMLKVLYGKVHIRCYDKLDKAVGAESDTERQFDPPLMPFQGDDVRRAVLRSSGHFSDQSAPCILTPVKDNLHEIDAVDGPAAFLDILAPPYDPDNGRDCHYYRVLQTAGKKSEQSSGDETWLLEIPQPDDFWCGGEPYPGPEVSV; encoded by the coding sequence ATGCCGAGGAACAACAAGACCTCGCTGATCCAGAAGATAGCGAGCCAGGCTTCTGCGACCTTCACAAACTGCTCTACCTCTGCCGTTGGAGATAATAAGACATTTTTAGAGCAGCAGGCAGAGTTGGTCACCCTGCTGGCCAATATCAGGGCTGCGGATCTGAAGATTGCGCCACCGGAGAAAGTCTCCATATCCTCcctccagtcctcagcagtccctcCAGTCACATACATGCACATCTGTGAGACTGATGTCCTCAGCATGGGAGTGTTTCTGCTGAAGTCCGGGGCTTCCATCCCTCTGCATGACCATCACGGGATGAAtggcatgctgaaggtcctgtaTGGCAAGGTCCATATAAGGTGTTATGACAAATTGGATAAAGCTGTTGGTGCTGAGAGTGACACTGAGAGGCAGTTTGATCCACCGCTGATGCCTTTCCAGGGAGATGATGTGAGGAGAGCTGTGCTCAGGTCCTCTGGACATTTTTCTGATCAGAGTGCCCCCTGCATTTTGACCCCTGTCAAAGACAACCTTCATGAGATTGATGCAGTGGACGGGCCAGCTGCGTTTCTTGATATACTGGCACCACCGTATGACCCTGACAATGGGAGAGATTGTCACTACTACAGAGTTTTACAAACTGCTGGCAAAAAGTCAGAGCAGAGCAGTGGAGATGAAACCTGGCTTTTAGAGATCCCCCAGCCTGACGATTTCTGGTGTGGGGGCGAGCCGTACCCCGGTCCTGAAGTTTCGGTGTAG
- the LOC132121277 gene encoding early growth response protein 2b isoform X1 produces the protein MTAKTLEKCPVTLGGFVHPLSESIYSVDEIATSLPASVTIFPNGDLGGHYEQINPGDGLISGDMSTDKRSLDLSYSSSFAQPAGPRNQTFTYMGKFSIDSQYPGNWNPEGVINIVSAGILGMTQPSSASSSPASSVSPSHFSSTLSCTMAQNQADMEHIYSPPPPYSGCGEVYQDPSAFFSTSTCPISYPPPSYSSPKPNTDSGLFPIIPDYAGFFQPPCQRDMQSMPDRKPFSCPLDSFRVPPPLTPLNTIRNFTLGGPVSDGPRLPTAYSPQNLPLRPILRPRKYPNRPSKTPVHERPYPCPAEGCDRRFSRSDELTRHIRIHTGHKPFQCRICMRNFSRSDHLTTHIRTHTGEKPFACDFCGRKFARSDERKRHTKIHLRQKERKTSSSSTGVSSSERGVATSICSSSSSQ, from the exons ATGACAGCTAAAACTTTGGAGAAATGCCCTGTAACCCTTGGCGGCTTTGTGCACCCGCTTTCCGAGAGTATCTACTCAGTGGACGAGATTGCCACATCACTGCCAGCCTCTGTGACTATATTTCCTAACGGTGATTTAGGAGGACATTACGAGCAGATAAACCCGGGAG ATGGCTTGATTAGCGGGGATATGAGCACGGATAAGCGCTCCCTCGACTTGTCCTATTCCAGCAGCTTCGCGCAACCAGCTGGCCCTCGCAACCAAACTTTCACCTACATGGGAAAGTTTTCCATCGACTCCCAGTACCCAGGAAACTGGAACCCAGAGGGCGTGATCAACATCGTGAGCGCGGGGATCCTGGGCATGACCCAGCCATCCTCAGCATCCTCGTCACCTGCATCCTCAGTCTCCCCCAGCCATTTCTCCAGCACCCTCAGCTGCACCATGGCGCAGAACCAGGCGGACATGGAGCACATCTACTCTCCTCCACCGCCCTACTCTGGATGCGGGGAGGTGTATCAAGACCCATCTGCGTTCTTCTCCACCTCCACCTGTCCGATCTCCTATCCCCCGCCTTCCTACTCATCCCCAAAGCCAAACACGGACTCTGGGCTGTTTCCCATCATCCCGGACTACGCCGGCTTTTTCCAGCCGCCGTGCCAGAGGGACATGCAGTCGATGCCCGACCGCAAACCGTTCTCATGCCCGCTGGACTCTTTCAGAGTCCCGCCTCCTTTGACCCCCCTGAACACTATCAGGAACTTCACACTGGGGGGACCGGTATCTGACGGACCCCGGCTACCCACAGCCTACAGTCCGCAGAATTTACCCCTCAGGCCCATCCTGCGCCCGAGGAAATACCCCAACAGACCCAGCAAGACCCCCGTGCACGAGCGGCCCTACCCCTGTCCGGCGGAGGGATGCGACAGGCGCTTCTCCCGGTCCGACGAGCTCACCAGACACATCCGCATCCACACCGGCCACAAACCCTTCCAGTGCCGGATTTGCATGAGGAACTTTAGTCGAAGCGACCACCTGACGACCCACATCCGCACGCACACCGGCGAGAAACCGTTCGCCTGCGACTTTTGCGGGAGAAAGTTCGCGCGGAGCGACGAAAGAAAGAGACACACCAAAATCCACCTGCGACAGAAGGAGAGGAAAACATCCTCGTCCTCCACTGGAGTGTCCAGCTCGGAGCGCGGCGTCGCCACGAGCATCTGCTCTTCCAGTTCCAGCCAGTAA